DNA from uncultured Fusobacterium sp.:
ATAACTCCTACTGCATCTCTTCTCCCAGTAAAAGTCCAATTTACTATTCTATTATTAGGTAACTTTAACTTTTTACTAAATACTTGAATATGCTCATTTTTAAAAATCTCTTTTTTCTCTAACTCTTTAAACTTTTCCATTTTTTCCTCTTAATTTATCTTTTATTTTCCATTAACTCTCTTATTTTATATAGAATTATTCCAGATGCCATAGCCACATTTAAGGATTCAGCACTTCCATATATAGGAATTATAATAGTTTCGTCTGCACACTCTAAAAATTCCTTACTTACTCCATTTCCTTCACTTCCAAAAATAACAGCGTTTTTTTCTTCAAGTGTCATTTGAGTATAAGCAATTGATTTTTTTTCTAAAGCTGTTACTTGAAGTTTATATTTTTTCTCTACTAAAAAATTTAAAAGTTCCTCTGTTTCTAAATAAATAATATTCATATTAAAAATAGAGCCCATACTACTTCTTACACATTTTTCATTGTAACAATCTACGCTTCCTTTAGTTAAAAGAATATCTTTAAATCCAGCTGCATCAGCTACTCTAATAATTGTTCCTAGATTTCCTGGATCTTGTACTTTATCTAATACTAATATATTATTTTCTATTTTTTCTAAATCACTTGGACAGTAAGAATAAACTAAAATAACTCCTTGAGAGTTTTCTTGTGAAGTTAGCTCATTAAAAACTTTTTCACTAACTATTAACTTTCTACATTCAAACTTCTCTATTTTTTTTAATTCCTCTTCATTATTATAATCTTCTTTTAAAATAATTAACTCTGGCTCATAATCAAAATCTAAAAATTTTCGTCCTTCTGCTAAAAATTTCTTTTCAATTTCTCTATATTTTCTTTGTTTTAATTTTTTTATTTTTTTTACTGTATTATTTTCTAAACTATTTATATATTCCACAATTGCCTCCAAAATTTTTTCTACTTTTTATTATAGCATAAAAACCTTATTATTTACAGATTTTAAAATATGTATTATAATTTATTTGATAAAATATAATGA
Protein-coding regions in this window:
- a CDS encoding RNA methyltransferase, whose translation is MEYINSLENNTVKKIKKLKQRKYREIEKKFLAEGRKFLDFDYEPELIILKEDYNNEEELKKIEKFECRKLIVSEKVFNELTSQENSQGVILVYSYCPSDLEKIENNILVLDKVQDPGNLGTIIRVADAAGFKDILLTKGSVDCYNEKCVRSSMGSIFNMNIIYLETEELLNFLVEKKYKLQVTALEKKSIAYTQMTLEEKNAVIFGSEGNGVSKEFLECADETIIIPIYGSAESLNVAMASGIILYKIRELMENKR